From one Oscillospiraceae bacterium genomic stretch:
- a CDS encoding alpha/beta-type small acid-soluble spore protein — protein MKVSNKSGNSKNVRDTLNRFKMESSKELGVDLSNIDTLTTVQAGSVGGRMVQKMINIAKNS, from the coding sequence ATGAAAGTGAGTAATAAAAGCGGCAACAGCAAAAATGTCCGTGACACCTTGAATCGTTTCAAGATGGAATCTTCCAAGGAACTGGGTGTCGACCTCTCCAACATCGACACACTTACCACTGTCCAGGCCGGATCGGTCGGCGGCAGAATGGTTCAGAAGATGATCAACATCGCTAAGAACTCTTAG
- a CDS encoding DUF1003 domain-containing protein, with the protein MQNKKKLIHELVKSTDQELGDEQLMHLLLEKKVSLNIDAEQEKGTFGQRAADGVARFAGSWGFIGSFMGVMLVWIVLNILLYTGAFDPYPFILLNLLLSCVAAIQAPLIMMSQNRQEEKDRARAENDYKVNLKNELILADLHEKIDLLIKNQERILKHIEKK; encoded by the coding sequence ATGCAAAACAAGAAAAAGCTGATTCACGAACTGGTTAAGAGTACCGATCAGGAACTCGGCGACGAACAGCTGATGCATCTGCTGCTCGAGAAAAAGGTCTCTTTGAATATCGACGCCGAACAGGAAAAGGGGACGTTTGGGCAGCGGGCGGCGGACGGGGTCGCCAGATTCGCGGGCAGCTGGGGATTTATCGGCAGTTTTATGGGTGTGATGCTGGTGTGGATTGTGCTCAACATCTTGCTCTATACGGGCGCATTCGACCCGTATCCGTTCATTCTGCTCAATCTGCTGCTGTCGTGCGTCGCGGCAATTCAAGCCCCACTGATTATGATGAGTCAGAACCGGCAGGAGGAAAAAGACCGTGCCCGCGCCGAGAACGATTACAAGGTCAATTTGAAAAACGAGTTGATCCTCGCCGATCTGCATGAAAAAATCGATCTGCTGATTAAAAATCAGGAGCGGATTTTAAAACATATCGAGAAGAAATAA
- the uvrA gene encoding excinuclease ABC subunit UvrA translates to MYIKGAKENNLKNVDLEIPRDQLIVFTGVSGSGKSSLAFDTIYAEGQRRYVESLSSYARQFLGQMDKPEVEQIDGLSPAISIDQKTTNNNPRSTVGTVTEIYDYLRLLYSRIGIPHCPICGAIIKRQSVDQIVNRIMELPIGTKIQILAPIIRAKKGEHVKELSGASRSGFVRARIDGSIYDLSEEIFLDKNKKHTIEIIVDRLMINEEAPSRLSGSVETAAALSKGLVTVLYDDDQEMLFSQNYACPEHDIGLEELTPRAFSFNNPYGACSKCSGLGILMKIDPSKVVPAPLLSIREGAIRAGGWNYDAGGVCQMYFEGLASHYGFSLDVPYHTLPDKAKEVLMYGTNGEKIQLRYNGAGAHTSYMHDFEGIINNLNRRYAETTSDYSKKEIESMMSSEECPECRGDRLKPEILAVTVGDKNISDLCKLPITDMIVFFDNLKLSKTEMLIAERIIREVETRLGFLRDVGLEYLTLSRSASTLSGGEGQRIRLATQVGSGLTGVLYILDEPSIGLHQRDNAKLLATLKGLRDLGNTLIVVEHDEETMREADTIVDIGPFAGIHGGEVLYVGPPAGLKDCKNSLTSDYLFGRKAIEVPYRRRKPIGQLKIIGAAENNLKNIDVDIPLGVITCVTGVSGSGKSSLVNDILFRYLSHELNGSNQRAGKFERIEGIEQLDKVIDIDQSPIGRTPRSNPATYTGLFTDIRDLFTRTQDARAHGFGPGRFSFNVRGGRCEACQGDGIIKIEMHFLPDVYVPCEVCGGRRYNKETLEVKFKGKNIYEVLEMTVDEGVEFFTSIPKIHKKLKVLQEVGLGYIKLGQSATTLSGGEAQRVKLSAELSRRSTGKTIYLLDEPTTGLHTADVHKLVEVLHKLVTGGNTIVIIEHNLDVIKVADHIIDLGPEGGDKGGEVVAVGTPEQVMKCEKSYTGQYLKRVLKK, encoded by the coding sequence ATCTATATCAAAGGCGCGAAAGAGAATAACCTCAAAAACGTCGACCTCGAAATCCCGCGTGATCAATTAATCGTCTTCACAGGCGTATCGGGCAGCGGCAAATCATCTTTGGCGTTTGATACCATCTACGCCGAGGGTCAGCGCCGCTACGTCGAATCGCTGTCGTCATATGCCCGCCAGTTTTTAGGGCAAATGGACAAGCCTGAGGTCGAGCAGATCGACGGCCTCTCTCCGGCCATCTCGATCGACCAGAAGACCACGAACAATAACCCCCGTTCGACAGTCGGCACGGTCACCGAGATCTACGATTACCTGCGCCTTCTCTATTCCCGCATCGGTATTCCGCACTGCCCGATCTGCGGTGCAATCATCAAGCGTCAAAGCGTCGACCAGATCGTCAACCGCATTATGGAACTGCCCATCGGCACAAAGATTCAAATTCTTGCGCCGATCATCCGCGCGAAAAAAGGTGAACACGTCAAGGAACTCTCGGGCGCCTCGCGCAGCGGTTTTGTGCGCGCCCGTATCGACGGCTCCATCTACGATCTTTCCGAGGAGATCTTCCTCGATAAAAATAAAAAGCATACGATCGAAATCATCGTCGACCGTCTGATGATCAACGAGGAGGCTCCGAGCCGCCTCTCGGGTTCGGTCGAGACCGCAGCGGCGCTGTCAAAAGGGCTGGTCACGGTACTCTACGACGACGATCAGGAGATGTTGTTCTCCCAGAATTACGCCTGCCCCGAACACGATATCGGCCTCGAAGAACTGACCCCGCGCGCGTTCTCCTTCAACAACCCCTATGGGGCCTGTTCCAAATGTTCCGGCCTGGGCATTTTAATGAAAATTGACCCGTCGAAGGTCGTTCCTGCGCCGCTGCTCTCAATTCGCGAGGGTGCCATCCGTGCCGGCGGTTGGAATTACGATGCCGGTGGTGTATGTCAGATGTATTTCGAGGGACTTGCATCCCACTACGGCTTTTCACTCGACGTGCCCTATCACACGCTGCCCGACAAAGCCAAAGAAGTTTTAATGTACGGCACCAACGGCGAAAAAATCCAACTGCGCTATAACGGCGCGGGGGCACATACGAGCTATATGCACGATTTCGAGGGCATCATCAACAACCTCAACCGCCGCTATGCCGAAACCACAAGCGACTATTCCAAAAAGGAAATCGAGTCGATGATGAGCAGTGAGGAATGTCCCGAATGCCGCGGAGACCGGCTCAAGCCCGAAATTTTAGCCGTGACCGTCGGCGATAAGAATATCAGCGATCTGTGCAAACTCCCGATCACCGATATGATCGTGTTCTTCGATAACCTCAAACTCTCCAAAACCGAAATGCTGATCGCCGAACGCATCATCCGGGAAGTCGAGACCCGCCTCGGATTTTTGCGCGACGTCGGTCTGGAATATCTGACCCTGTCGCGTTCAGCCTCGACCTTGTCGGGCGGTGAGGGGCAGCGCATCCGTTTGGCCACACAGGTCGGCTCAGGCTTAACCGGCGTTTTATACATCCTCGACGAACCCAGCATCGGCCTGCATCAGCGCGACAACGCCAAACTGCTCGCCACGCTCAAAGGGCTGCGCGATCTCGGCAACACCTTAATTGTTGTCGAACACGACGAGGAGACCATGCGCGAAGCCGATACCATTGTCGACATCGGTCCTTTCGCAGGCATTCACGGCGGCGAAGTGCTTTACGTCGGCCCACCGGCGGGATTGAAGGACTGCAAAAACTCCCTGACTTCCGACTATCTGTTCGGACGCAAGGCCATCGAAGTGCCCTACCGCCGCCGCAAGCCCATCGGCCAATTAAAAATCATCGGCGCGGCGGAAAACAACTTAAAAAATATCGACGTTGATATCCCGCTTGGGGTCATCACCTGCGTCACGGGCGTGTCGGGCAGCGGCAAATCGTCGCTGGTCAATGATATCCTGTTTCGCTACCTGTCGCATGAACTCAACGGCAGCAACCAGCGAGCGGGTAAATTCGAGCGCATCGAGGGTATTGAACAGCTGGACAAAGTCATCGATATCGACCAGTCGCCGATCGGCAGGACCCCGCGCTCCAACCCGGCCACTTACACCGGTCTGTTCACCGATATCCGCGATCTGTTTACCCGCACGCAGGACGCCAGAGCGCACGGCTTCGGCCCGGGGCGGTTCTCGTTCAATGTGCGCGGCGGACGCTGCGAAGCCTGTCAGGGCGACGGTATTATTAAAATTGAAATGCACTTTTTGCCCGACGTCTACGTTCCCTGCGAGGTCTGCGGCGGCAGACGGTATAATAAAGAGACCCTTGAAGTCAAATTCAAGGGCAAGAACATCTATGAAGTGCTAGAGATGACCGTCGACGAAGGCGTCGAATTTTTTACAAGCATTCCGAAAATCCACAAAAAGCTGAAAGTCCTACAGGAAGTCGGCCTCGGCTATATCAAACTCGGACAGTCAGCGACGACGCTTTCGGGCGGGGAGGCGCAGCGCGTCAAACTGTCCGCGGAACTCTCGCGCCGTTCGACCGGCAAGACGATTTACCTGCTCGACGAGCCGACCACCGGCCTGCACACCGCCGACGTTCACAAACTGGTCGAAGTGCTGCACAAACTGGTCACCGGCGGTAACACGATTGTCATTATTGAGCACAATCTCGACGTGATCAAAGTCGCCGACCACATCATTGATCTCGGCCCCGAGGGCGGCGACAAGGGCGGCGAAGTGGTCGCCGTCGGCACCCCCGAGCAGGTCATGAAATGCGAAAAGTCTTACACCGGCCAGTATCTCAAACGCGTTTTGAAAAAATAG
- the uvrB gene encoding excinuclease ABC subunit UvrB gives MKDKFILKSEYKPTGDQPQAIDKLINGVLAGKKEQCLLGVTGSGKTFTMANVIAAINRPTLVLAHNKILAAQLCSEFREFFPDNAVEFFVSYYDYYQPESYIPSTDTYIEKDLNINTEIEKLRHSATTSLFERRDVIVVSSVSCIYGLGDPRFYGEMVISLRPDMQMKRDELIKKLVADHYERNDIAFERNKFRVRGDTVDIFPAASGENGIRVEFFGDTIERLTEFQAVTGQRVATLSHVAIYPASHYLISSDVLEDSLARIEAEMIERKKWFTDNGKLIEAQRIEQRTRYDMEMLREVGYVKGSENYSPIFEGRNPGEPPYTLLDYFPKDFLFFADESHMSLPQVRGMYAGDRARKTNLIDYGFRLPSAYDHRPLMFDEFYNKLNQAVYVSATPGPFEREKCPEVVEQIIRPTGLLDPNIEVRPTEGQIDDLIAQIHKTAEKGERALVLTMTKKMAEDLTAYLTRMDVRVKYLHFEIDTIERMELIRDFRLGEFDVLVGINLMREGLDIPELSLVAILDADKEGFLRAETSLIQIIGRAARNTEGRVIMYADNVTRSMEAAINETYRRRGIQTRYNESNGITPQTIKKGVRGILEISRTEQAYKQAADKLTAKERQKAVDELTAQMKQAAKLLDFEHAAFLRDKIIELQKQGEAETKMNKK, from the coding sequence ATGAAAGATAAGTTCATCCTCAAATCCGAATACAAGCCCACCGGCGACCAGCCGCAGGCCATCGATAAGCTCATCAACGGCGTGTTGGCGGGTAAAAAAGAGCAATGCCTGCTCGGTGTCACCGGCAGCGGCAAAACCTTTACGATGGCCAACGTCATTGCGGCGATCAACCGCCCGACGCTGGTGCTGGCACATAATAAAATTCTGGCCGCGCAGCTCTGTTCGGAGTTTCGGGAGTTCTTTCCCGACAACGCGGTTGAGTTCTTTGTCTCCTACTACGATTATTATCAGCCCGAATCCTATATCCCCTCGACCGACACTTATATCGAAAAGGATTTGAATATCAATACTGAGATTGAAAAACTGCGCCACAGCGCCACAACTTCTCTGTTCGAGCGCCGTGACGTCATCGTGGTCTCGAGTGTCTCGTGCATCTACGGTCTGGGCGATCCGCGCTTTTACGGCGAAATGGTCATCTCTCTGCGTCCGGATATGCAGATGAAGCGCGACGAACTGATCAAAAAGCTCGTCGCCGACCACTACGAACGCAACGACATCGCCTTTGAGCGCAATAAGTTCCGGGTGCGCGGCGACACGGTCGATATCTTCCCGGCGGCCTCGGGCGAAAACGGCATCCGGGTCGAGTTCTTCGGCGATACCATCGAACGGCTGACCGAATTTCAGGCGGTCACCGGTCAGCGCGTCGCCACGCTGTCTCATGTCGCAATCTATCCGGCTTCCCACTATCTGATATCGTCGGATGTCCTCGAGGATTCACTCGCTCGAATCGAAGCCGAGATGATCGAACGCAAAAAATGGTTCACCGACAACGGCAAACTGATCGAAGCCCAGCGCATCGAACAGCGCACCCGTTATGATATGGAAATGCTGCGTGAAGTCGGCTACGTCAAGGGCAGCGAGAACTATTCCCCGATCTTCGAGGGCAGGAATCCCGGCGAACCGCCGTATACGCTGCTGGACTATTTCCCAAAAGACTTCCTGTTCTTCGCCGACGAATCGCATATGTCCCTGCCGCAGGTGCGCGGCATGTACGCAGGCGACCGTGCGCGTAAGACCAACCTGATCGACTACGGATTCCGGTTGCCGTCAGCCTACGACCATCGCCCGCTGATGTTCGATGAGTTTTACAATAAACTCAATCAAGCGGTTTACGTCAGTGCGACGCCCGGCCCGTTCGAACGCGAAAAATGCCCTGAAGTCGTCGAACAGATCATCCGCCCGACCGGTCTGCTCGACCCGAACATCGAAGTCCGCCCGACCGAGGGACAGATCGACGACCTGATCGCTCAGATTCACAAGACCGCCGAAAAAGGCGAACGGGCGCTTGTTTTAACCATGACCAAGAAGATGGCAGAGGATTTGACCGCTTATCTGACCCGAATGGATGTCCGCGTCAAGTACCTGCACTTTGAAATCGACACCATTGAGCGCATGGAACTCATCCGCGATTTCCGTCTGGGCGAGTTCGACGTATTGGTCGGTATCAACCTGATGCGCGAGGGCTTGGACATCCCCGAACTGTCGCTGGTGGCGATCCTCGACGCCGACAAAGAGGGATTTCTGCGCGCGGAGACCTCGTTGATTCAGATCATCGGACGCGCCGCCCGAAACACCGAGGGCAGAGTCATCATGTACGCCGACAACGTCACCCGTTCAATGGAGGCCGCCATCAACGAGACCTATCGCCGCCGCGGCATCCAGACCCGATATAACGAGAGCAACGGCATCACACCGCAGACCATCAAAAAGGGCGTGCGCGGTATTCTCGAGATCAGCCGCACCGAACAGGCCTACAAGCAGGCGGCGGACAAACTGACCGCCAAGGAGCGCCAGAAGGCCGTCGACGAGCTCACCGCCCAGATGAAACAGGCCGCCAAACTGCTCGATTTTGAACACGCCGCCTTCCTGCGCGACAAGATTATCGAACTCCAAAAGCAAGGTGAGGCAGAAACGAAGATGAACAAAAAATGA
- a CDS encoding JAB domain-containing protein, whose protein sequence is MNLLTKERTDFLRRLLAFTSADKAVSDNLCTSFGSFSSIFEAPPEKLMRVAGMTEERAALIALLPAIVRRALTERHPLPKRIDDPALADHLTARYFALSEEMLTVIFADKSGKILDLREYGDLHSDTVSTRISSIAETAVAIGANQLIWAHNHPGGFAIPSANDNAALSMILAACRDLGITVYDHIIIADDDYVSIKESVKERTNER, encoded by the coding sequence ATGAACCTTCTGACGAAAGAGCGAACTGATTTTTTGCGCCGCCTGCTCGCTTTCACATCGGCAGACAAAGCGGTATCGGACAACCTTTGTACATCGTTCGGTTCTTTTTCCTCGATTTTTGAGGCGCCGCCCGAAAAACTGATGCGTGTTGCAGGCATGACCGAAGAGAGAGCGGCACTCATCGCCCTTTTACCGGCTATTGTACGCAGAGCGCTCACCGAACGCCATCCCCTGCCAAAACGCATTGACGACCCCGCTTTGGCCGACCACCTCACCGCCCGTTATTTTGCCCTTTCCGAAGAAATGCTGACGGTGATCTTCGCCGACAAGAGCGGTAAAATCCTCGACCTGCGCGAATACGGGGATTTGCACAGCGATACCGTCAGCACACGCATCTCATCAATTGCCGAAACAGCGGTTGCAATCGGCGCAAATCAGTTGATTTGGGCGCATAATCACCCCGGGGGCTTTGCAATCCCGTCGGCAAACGATAACGCGGCGCTCTCAATGATCCTCGCCGCCTGCCGCGACCTCGGCATCACCGTCTACGACCACATCATCATCGCCGACGACGACTATGTCTCCATCAAAGAAAGTGTAAAAGAGCGTACGAATGAAAGATAA
- a CDS encoding trehalase family glycosidase: protein MFDIKSLQSDFSRIDRVMRARGIFTEQTTGKQYFTGYSYETLYDWDQYFESIIQLYLGWDTRYPKNGVEIFLDLQKPNGHIQRSSTGCDAQLSEHIKPFLAQICLLIYRKDGNLDFLTAEYYSRMKKYLNYWLCDRDPNRNGLSVWDSGPHTGMDNQHERVGWWHDCFCEGVDLNAYLVRECRAFARVAEIKGHPDDAAEFAATADRVALAVQQYCWNEEDGYFYDLDQRTGQQIKIKSIASYAVLWAGIATPGQAKRMVEEHLTNPAEFYRPLPFPALAANDSGYTEEKLPKDLGCGWRAQTWVPTNYYVFHGLHKYGYHTLASEVAEKTFQMVKEIGDREYFNTESRTGNGLNPFWGWTLLAYFMPLEDRFSLDPTEIGPDLSDAFDVTAKGIGE from the coding sequence ATGTTTGATATTAAATCGCTTCAATCGGATTTTTCGCGCATTGACCGCGTGATGCGGGCGCGTGGGATTTTTACCGAACAGACCACCGGGAAACAATATTTCACGGGATATTCCTATGAGACGCTTTATGACTGGGATCAGTATTTTGAGAGCATTATTCAGCTTTATCTGGGCTGGGACACGCGTTATCCGAAAAACGGCGTCGAGATTTTTCTCGATCTGCAGAAACCGAACGGGCACATTCAACGCAGTTCGACAGGGTGCGACGCACAGCTCAGCGAGCATATCAAGCCCTTTTTGGCGCAGATTTGCCTGTTGATTTACCGCAAAGACGGAAATCTCGATTTTTTGACGGCGGAATATTACAGCCGTATGAAAAAGTATTTGAATTACTGGCTGTGTGACCGTGATCCGAACCGCAACGGCCTTTCGGTCTGGGACAGCGGACCGCATACCGGCATGGACAATCAGCATGAACGGGTCGGCTGGTGGCATGACTGCTTCTGTGAAGGCGTTGATCTGAATGCTTATCTGGTGCGTGAATGCCGCGCTTTTGCCCGTGTGGCCGAAATAAAAGGGCATCCCGATGACGCCGCCGAATTCGCGGCAACAGCCGACCGGGTTGCTTTGGCGGTGCAGCAATACTGCTGGAATGAAGAGGACGGGTATTTTTACGATTTGGATCAGCGTACAGGGCAACAGATCAAAATCAAATCAATCGCTTCTTACGCGGTTTTGTGGGCCGGAATCGCCACACCGGGGCAGGCCAAGCGAATGGTGGAAGAGCATCTGACCAACCCCGCCGAGTTTTACCGTCCGCTGCCGTTTCCCGCGCTGGCGGCGAACGACTCCGGCTACACCGAGGAAAAACTGCCGAAAGATCTAGGCTGCGGATGGCGGGCGCAGACCTGGGTGCCGACGAACTATTACGTTTTCCACGGGCTGCACAAATACGGCTATCATACGTTGGCTTCGGAAGTGGCCGAAAAGACTTTTCAAATGGTGAAGGAAATCGGCGACAGGGAATATTTTAATACCGAGAGCAGAACCGGAAACGGACTCAACCCGTTCTGGGGATGGACGTTGCTCGCCTATTTTATGCCGCTTGAGGATCGGTTTTCGCTCGACCCGACCGAGATCGGCCCCGATCTTTCGGATGCGTTCGACGTCACTGCAAAGGGGATTGGAGAATGA
- a CDS encoding methyltransferase codes for MSHYFTEDKNLKHEIVDFDYYFRENKFTFTTDAGLFSKGHIDPATEILLNAIAPLSGSLFDLGCGYGVIGIVLAKTYGLKLTQADVNGAAVELTIKNAKANGVGAKAVKSDCFDNVSGTFDTITLNPPIHAGKAVTYRMYEESIDHLNPGGKFYVVTLKKHGAESTEAKLKSVYGNCETVYKKKGVFVFCCVK; via the coding sequence ATGAGCCATTATTTTACCGAGGACAAGAACCTGAAACACGAAATCGTGGATTTCGATTATTATTTCCGGGAAAATAAATTCACCTTTACGACCGACGCCGGGTTGTTTTCGAAAGGGCATATTGATCCTGCCACCGAAATTTTGCTGAACGCGATTGCGCCGCTGTCGGGTTCGCTGTTCGATTTGGGCTGCGGCTACGGGGTGATCGGAATTGTGCTGGCAAAAACCTATGGACTGAAACTGACGCAGGCCGATGTCAACGGGGCGGCGGTCGAATTGACAATCAAGAATGCAAAAGCAAACGGCGTGGGAGCAAAGGCGGTCAAATCCGACTGCTTTGATAATGTTTCCGGTACTTTCGATACGATTACGCTCAATCCGCCGATCCATGCGGGGAAAGCGGTCACTTACCGAATGTACGAGGAGTCGATTGACCACCTGAATCCCGGCGGGAAGTTTTATGTCGTCACGTTGAAAAAGCATGGGGCCGAGAGCACCGAGGCAAAATTGAAAAGCGTGTACGGCAACTGCGAGACGGTTTATAAGAAAAAAGGCGTTTTTGTATTCTGTTGTGTGAAGTGA
- the ppdK gene encoding pyruvate, phosphate dikinase — protein MSQKFVYLFSEGSGKMRELLGGKGANLAEMTNLGMPVPQGFTITTEACTKYYEDGKKIAPEIEKEIYEYLATMENICGKKLGDSKNPLLVSVRSGARASMPGMMDTILNLGLNDTVVEGLAALTKNPRFAYDSYRRFIQMFSDVVMELSKKDFEKIIDALKEQRGITLDLDLTEDDMKTLVVKFKAYYKEKLGSDFPTEPKVQLMEAVKAVFRSWDNPRAIYYRKENDIPYSWGTAVNVQSMVFGNMGTTSGTGVAFTRNPSTGERKFYGEFLMNAQGEDVVAGIRTPQTIDQLKEIMPEVYDQFMAIADKLENHYRDMQDMEFTIENGKLYMLQTRNGKRTAVAALKIAVDLVAEGMLTKEEAVMKVEPKQLDALLHPQFDTAALKKAAPIAVGLNASPGAASGQICFSAEDAIKAHAAGKKVVLVRLETSPEDIEGMASSQGILTVRGGRTSHAAVVARGMGTCCVAGCGDIKIDEHAKTFTVDGKKVYHEGDYISLDGTTGNVYGEAIPTVEASISGDFQTFMSWADAIRKLKVRTNADTPRDAMQAVKFGAEGIGLCRTEHMFFESDRIMAMREMIVAKTMEQRKKALEKLLPMQRGDFEGIYEAMQGYPVTIRYLDPPLHEFLPTEEKDIEILAKELDMTVDALKQIISDLHEFNPMMGHRGCRLAVSFPEIAEMQTKAVIEAAINVQKRHPEWKMVPEIMIPLVGDVNELAFVKKIVVENADRIIKEAGIDMKYSVGTMIEIPRAAVTADEIAKEAEFFSFGTNDLTQMTFGFSRDDAGKFLEAYYAKKVYESDPFARLDQNGVGKLIEMAVKLGKQTRPTIKLGICGEHGGDPSSIEFCHKTGLNYVSCSPYRVPIARLAAAQAAIKYPR, from the coding sequence ATGAGTCAAAAATTTGTCTATCTGTTCTCTGAGGGGAGCGGAAAAATGCGCGAGCTTTTGGGCGGAAAAGGCGCCAACCTCGCGGAGATGACAAACCTCGGTATGCCCGTACCCCAGGGCTTTACCATCACCACCGAGGCCTGCACGAAGTATTATGAAGACGGCAAGAAAATTGCGCCGGAAATTGAAAAAGAAATTTATGAATACCTCGCCACCATGGAAAATATCTGCGGCAAAAAACTCGGCGATTCTAAAAACCCCCTGCTTGTGTCCGTGCGCTCCGGCGCCCGCGCCTCCATGCCCGGCATGATGGATACAATTTTGAATCTCGGCCTGAACGACACGGTTGTCGAAGGATTGGCCGCACTCACAAAAAACCCCCGTTTCGCCTATGACAGCTACCGCCGCTTTATTCAAATGTTCTCCGACGTTGTAATGGAACTCTCCAAAAAGGACTTTGAAAAGATTATTGATGCGCTGAAAGAACAGCGCGGCATTACACTCGACCTCGATTTGACCGAGGATGATATGAAGACCCTCGTAGTCAAATTTAAAGCATACTATAAAGAAAAACTCGGTTCCGATTTCCCGACTGAACCGAAGGTTCAACTGATGGAAGCCGTTAAAGCCGTTTTCCGCTCCTGGGACAACCCCCGTGCGATCTATTACCGCAAGGAAAACGACATCCCTTATTCCTGGGGTACCGCTGTCAACGTCCAGTCGATGGTGTTCGGCAACATGGGTACAACCTCCGGCACCGGCGTTGCATTCACACGCAATCCGTCCACCGGCGAGAGGAAATTTTACGGTGAATTTTTGATGAACGCGCAGGGCGAAGACGTCGTCGCGGGTATCCGCACACCGCAGACCATCGACCAGTTGAAAGAGATTATGCCCGAGGTCTATGACCAGTTTATGGCCATCGCGGACAAGCTTGAAAACCATTACCGCGATATGCAGGATATGGAGTTTACCATCGAAAACGGGAAGCTTTATATGCTCCAAACCAGAAACGGCAAACGTACCGCCGTCGCCGCGTTGAAAATCGCGGTCGACCTCGTGGCGGAAGGCATGCTGACCAAGGAAGAGGCCGTGATGAAGGTCGAGCCCAAACAGCTTGACGCTTTACTGCACCCGCAGTTTGACACGGCTGCGTTGAAAAAAGCGGCGCCGATTGCCGTTGGTCTGAATGCCTCTCCGGGCGCCGCCAGCGGACAGATCTGCTTTAGTGCCGAAGACGCGATTAAGGCACATGCGGCCGGTAAAAAAGTCGTTTTGGTGCGCCTTGAGACCTCTCCGGAGGATATTGAGGGCATGGCTTCTTCGCAGGGTATTTTAACGGTACGCGGCGGCAGAACCTCACATGCGGCAGTCGTTGCAAGAGGTATGGGTACCTGCTGCGTCGCGGGCTGCGGTGACATCAAGATTGACGAACATGCCAAGACCTTTACGGTTGACGGCAAAAAAGTATATCACGAGGGCGATTATATCTCGCTCGACGGCACGACCGGCAACGTTTACGGCGAGGCGATTCCGACTGTCGAAGCCTCGATCTCCGGTGACTTCCAGACGTTTATGAGCTGGGCCGATGCGATTCGCAAGCTTAAGGTCCGGACCAATGCCGACACACCGCGTGATGCCATGCAAGCCGTCAAATTCGGCGCAGAGGGCATCGGCCTTTGCCGTACCGAGCATATGTTCTTTGAGAGCGACCGCATCATGGCGATGCGTGAAATGATTGTCGCAAAGACCATGGAACAGCGTAAAAAGGCACTTGAGAAGCTGCTGCCGATGCAGCGCGGCGACTTCGAGGGCATTTATGAAGCCATGCAGGGTTATCCGGTGACCATCCGTTACCTCGATCCGCCGCTGCATGAATTCCTGCCCACAGAGGAAAAAGATATCGAGATACTGGCAAAAGAGCTTGACATGACGGTCGATGCACTCAAACAGATCATCTCCGATCTGCACGAGTTCAACCCGATGATGGGTCACCGCGGCTGCCGTCTGGCCGTCTCGTTCCCCGAGATTGCCGAGATGCAGACCAAAGCCGTCATCGAGGCCGCCATCAATGTCCAGAAGCGCCATCCCGAATGGAAAATGGTGCCCGAAATTATGATTCCGCTGGTCGGCGACGTCAACGAGCTGGCATTCGTGAAAAAAATCGTCGTCGAGAACGCAGACAGGATCATCAAAGAGGCCGGTATCGACATGAAATATTCGGTCGGTACGATGATCGAGATCCCGAGGGCTGCCGTCACCGCTGACGAGATCGCCAAAGAAGCTGAGTTTTTCTCCTTCGGAACCAACGATCTGACCCAGATGACTTTCGGATTCTCCCGCGACGACGCGGGGAAATTCCTCGAAGCCTATTACGCCAAGAAGGTCTATGAATCCGATCCGTTCGCGCGTCTTGACCAGAATGGCGTGGGTAAATTGATTGAAATGGCCGTTAAACTCGGCAAACAGACTCGCCCGACCATCAAACTGGGCATCTGCGGCGAACACGGCGGGGACCCGAGTTCGATTGAATTCTGTCATAAGACCGGATTGAATTATGTCTCCTGCTCGCCCTACCGCGTGCCGATCGCACGCCTTGCGGCGGCCCAGGCGGCGATTAAATACCCCAGATAA